In one Chitinophaga sancti genomic region, the following are encoded:
- a CDS encoding sugar porter family MFS transporter, which produces MKNGFVILISATAALGGLLFGFDTAIISGTIPYIQSYFSMDAVSLGWAVGSGLIGCAIGSVIAGYISDSHGRKLSLMLCALLFAVSGIGVAFSHSLFAFILFRIIGGIGVGAAAMVSPMYIAEIAPSSDRGRLVALYQLAIVTGILVAYFTNYGLNDTGINNWRWMFGSQLIPSLLFLIMLLFVPESPRWLVGKGRIKESLTILQRIVPPFQLQQELEDIKKSFASKEQIGLAHLFEKRYSKVIIAGVLLAVFQQVTGINAILYYAPVIFNQTGIGNNDSLLYTIIIGVVNVVSTFIAIGLVDKVGRKRFLLIGSVLMGGSLLIVAFCFYLKFFQYYIILIAVLVYVASFGCTLGAVTWVYLSEIFPNRIRALALSLSTFALWLADFIISYSFPIMTMHISTSVTLGIYALFCAIAFIYMVTNIPETKGKSLEEIETLFV; this is translated from the coding sequence ATGAAAAATGGATTTGTTATCCTCATTAGTGCCACTGCCGCATTAGGTGGTTTATTATTTGGTTTTGATACGGCTATCATCTCCGGCACAATTCCTTATATCCAAAGTTATTTCAGTATGGATGCTGTGTCGCTGGGTTGGGCAGTAGGATCTGGTTTGATTGGTTGCGCAATAGGATCGGTAATAGCAGGATATATATCTGACAGTCATGGAAGAAAGCTTTCTTTAATGCTTTGCGCGTTGTTGTTTGCTGTATCCGGTATTGGTGTTGCATTTTCACATTCTCTTTTCGCTTTTATATTATTCAGAATTATTGGAGGCATTGGAGTGGGGGCCGCTGCAATGGTATCTCCCATGTATATTGCTGAGATTGCCCCTTCTTCTGATAGAGGACGATTAGTGGCCTTGTACCAGTTAGCAATTGTAACAGGTATATTGGTGGCTTATTTTACTAATTATGGGCTGAATGACACTGGAATAAATAATTGGCGATGGATGTTTGGCAGTCAGTTAATACCTTCTTTGTTGTTTTTAATAATGTTATTGTTTGTGCCGGAAAGTCCAAGGTGGTTGGTGGGCAAAGGCAGGATTAAGGAATCCTTAACGATTCTGCAAAGGATAGTACCACCTTTTCAATTGCAACAGGAATTGGAGGATATAAAAAAGAGTTTTGCCAGCAAGGAACAAATAGGCCTTGCTCATTTATTCGAAAAGAGATATAGCAAGGTAATAATAGCAGGAGTGTTGCTGGCAGTGTTTCAGCAGGTAACAGGCATTAATGCCATCTTGTATTATGCTCCTGTAATATTTAACCAGACAGGAATCGGTAATAATGATTCTCTACTATACACTATTATTATAGGAGTGGTAAATGTGGTATCAACATTTATTGCAATAGGTTTAGTGGATAAGGTTGGGCGAAAACGTTTTTTATTAATCGGAAGCGTATTAATGGGAGGCTCACTTTTAATTGTAGCATTTTGTTTTTACCTGAAGTTTTTCCAATATTATATTATTCTGATAGCGGTACTCGTTTATGTAGCCAGCTTCGGTTGCACGTTGGGGGCGGTAACCTGGGTTTATTTGTCTGAAATTTTTCCTAATAGAATCAGGGCTTTAGCCTTGTCTCTATCCACGTTTGCATTATGGCTGGCTGACTTTATAATTAGTTACAGTTTTCCTATTATGACAATGCATATTAGTACCTCAGTTACATTGGGTATTTATGCGCTTTTTTGTGCAATAGCGTTTATTTATATGGTTACGAATATTCCTGAAACAAAAGGGAAATCATTAGAAGAAATTGAAACTTTATTTGTATGA